In the genome of Desulfofarcimen acetoxidans DSM 771, one region contains:
- a CDS encoding sensor histidine kinase, producing the protein MAIKLKSERDKRRNDYTKLKRKVFFRMLLIIFTTAATVIFLRFVIQKNFSVGDSIVQFLKNTFHMRDRDALIMYRFAFFNNIEAITLIVILIFLVILLKFSLSWFTKYFDEVSAGMDKLTEESDAGITLSPELDFMENKLNQIKNNLEKQKKAALDAEQRKNDLVVYLAHDIKTPLTSVIGYLSLLDEAPDMPPEQKAKYVGITLEKAYRLEQLINEFFEITRFNLQTIVLNREKINLLFMLQQMADEFYPILTPQEKRVSVNVPDGLILWGDADKLARVFNNILKNAIAYSYENSVIDISAKQQEKNIVITFNNQGNPIPREKLETIFEKFFRLDTSRSTNTGGAGLGLAIAKEIVNAHGGNIFVQSNTEKTVFTVVFPQKQEKDKLSA; encoded by the coding sequence TTGGCTATAAAATTGAAAAGTGAGAGAGATAAAAGAAGGAATGATTATACAAAATTAAAAAGGAAAGTATTTTTTCGAATGCTCCTTATTATTTTTACCACAGCTGCAACTGTTATCTTCCTGCGTTTTGTAATTCAAAAAAACTTCAGTGTTGGAGATAGTATTGTACAATTTTTAAAGAATACGTTTCATATGCGTGACAGAGATGCTTTGATAATGTATCGGTTTGCATTTTTTAATAATATAGAAGCTATTACACTTATTGTGATTCTCATATTCTTAGTTATTTTGCTTAAATTTTCACTTTCTTGGTTTACTAAATATTTCGATGAAGTCAGCGCTGGAATGGATAAACTTACTGAGGAATCCGATGCTGGAATTACATTATCACCGGAATTGGATTTTATGGAAAATAAGCTTAATCAGATAAAAAACAACTTGGAAAAACAAAAGAAAGCTGCTCTTGATGCCGAGCAGCGCAAAAATGATTTGGTAGTTTACTTGGCTCATGATATAAAGACACCTCTGACCTCTGTTATAGGATACTTAAGTCTTCTGGATGAAGCTCCTGATATGCCTCCTGAACAGAAGGCAAAATATGTCGGTATTACCTTGGAAAAAGCTTATCGATTAGAGCAGCTTATAAATGAGTTTTTTGAGATCACAAGATTTAATCTTCAAACTATTGTTTTGAATAGAGAAAAAATTAATTTACTGTTTATGCTCCAGCAGATGGCAGATGAATTCTATCCAATACTGACTCCACAGGAAAAGCGGGTGTCCGTCAATGTGCCTGATGGCCTCATTCTGTGGGGAGATGCTGACAAACTGGCTCGTGTGTTTAATAACATTCTGAAAAATGCGATAGCTTATAGCTATGAAAACAGCGTCATTGACATTTCTGCTAAACAGCAGGAGAAAAATATTGTTATAACTTTTAATAATCAAGGTAATCCTATCCCACGAGAAAAACTGGAAACGATATTTGAGAAATTTTTTCGGCTGGACACATCCCGTTCTACTAATACAGGCGGTGCCGGGCTTGGACTGGCTATTGCCAAAGAAATCGTAAACGCGCATGGAGGCAATATTTTCGTGCAAAGTAATACAGAAAAGACAGTCTTTACTGTCGTGTTTCCACAAAAGCAAGAAAAGGACAAGTTATCTGCTTAA
- a CDS encoding VanZ family protein, with the protein MILMFIIVSITWFISTLPFLIPYHILLTSQSKKIGYKLSIEHIAIVYIFVYYLTGVLSFTGIPSIRDIVHNSFGIITPKGLNFPQDEINLIPFYWITEGVRPYIENILLFIPLGFILPCIWGKYEVLWKTALSGITFSLIIELSQLFNRRVTDIDDLLMNTLGTLIGWVIFRLLIEHLSKLQDKVSVQSTNIEKIPLLLREEACFYMVSAFAGMFFVFYPFLRSLLIPFLRSLFGFVLI; encoded by the coding sequence ATGATTTTAATGTTTATTATAGTGTCGATTACATGGTTTATTAGTACTTTGCCATTCTTGATTCCATACCATATACTACTGACCTCTCAAAGCAAAAAGATTGGCTATAAGCTGTCAATTGAACATATTGCAATCGTATATATCTTTGTGTACTACCTTACTGGTGTGCTAAGTTTCACTGGTATTCCTTCCATAAGGGATATTGTTCATAACAGCTTTGGAATAATAACACCAAAGGGGTTGAATTTCCCACAGGATGAGATTAATCTGATTCCCTTTTACTGGATTACAGAAGGTGTTCGCCCATATATAGAAAATATATTGCTTTTTATACCTCTTGGATTTATACTTCCATGTATTTGGGGAAAATATGAAGTGTTATGGAAAACAGCATTATCCGGTATTACATTCTCTCTTATAATAGAATTGAGTCAATTGTTCAATAGAAGAGTAACGGATATTGATGATTTACTGATGAATACTCTCGGAACGTTAATCGGATGGGTAATTTTTAGGCTGCTGATAGAACATTTATCTAAATTACAGGACAAGGTTTCTGTCCAAAGTACCAATATCGAAAAAATTCCCTTGCTCCTTCGTGAAGAGGCATGTTTTTATATGGTCAGCGCATTCGCCGGTATGTTCTTTGTGTTTTACCCATTTTTAAGATCTTTATTAATCCCATTTTTAAGATCTTTATTTGGATTTGTTTTGATTTAA
- a CDS encoding D-alanyl-D-alanine carboxypeptidase family protein, whose amino-acid sequence MVRKVKNKKPGIRIFITFLLMVGIAAFVYQSIIIPGYRHIFEKEYDDKTTLYSSLKATLVSYGNKTMPAPSLKLEAEPSVSISPGELNSPNAILINLKDHTILMQKNSEEKIYPASLTKMMTAIVAIENLPDLKKEITLTDSVFRGLSEADASMAGFRPGENVRAIDLLYGALLPSGAESCVELADYIAGSEKDFVGMMNQKAADLGMYNTYFENSTGLQNENHYTTVKDLAVLLSYALQNDTFREIFTSTRHSTPPTNKHPDGITFYSTMFDELNNRSITDGKILGGKTGYTAEAGLCLASLAQVGKQEYSLISAGAKGDHHSEQYNITDALAVYNRLGKNDYKVNSARVTEDVLRQHDKRRLNNPPLKRPQ is encoded by the coding sequence ATGGTACGAAAAGTAAAAAATAAAAAGCCGGGAATACGCATATTTATAACATTTCTATTGATGGTTGGAATTGCTGCTTTTGTTTATCAATCCATCATTATTCCAGGATACCGGCACATCTTTGAGAAAGAATATGACGATAAAACCACGTTATATTCTTCTTTAAAGGCAACGCTCGTTTCTTATGGCAATAAAACAATGCCAGCTCCATCGTTGAAGCTAGAAGCTGAACCCTCTGTTTCCATATCTCCCGGTGAGCTGAACAGTCCTAATGCGATTCTGATTAATTTAAAAGATCATACCATTCTGATGCAGAAAAACAGTGAAGAAAAAATCTATCCCGCTTCTTTAACAAAGATGATGACAGCCATTGTTGCAATAGAAAACTTGCCTGATTTGAAGAAAGAAATCACGCTTACCGATTCTGTTTTTCGGGGACTGTCAGAAGCAGATGCATCTATGGCGGGTTTCCGGCCGGGTGAGAATGTAAGAGCGATTGACCTTTTATATGGGGCTCTGCTTCCTAGTGGGGCAGAGTCTTGTGTTGAGCTTGCTGATTACATTGCAGGGTCGGAGAAGGACTTTGTAGGGATGATGAATCAAAAAGCAGCAGATCTTGGCATGTACAACACATATTTTGAGAACTCAACTGGACTTCAGAATGAAAACCATTACACAACAGTAAAAGATCTGGCGGTTCTTCTAAGCTATGCTTTGCAAAATGATACTTTCAGGGAGATTTTTACTTCAACGCGCCATTCCACACCGCCAACGAATAAGCACCCTGACGGGATAACCTTTTACAGTACCATGTTTGACGAACTTAACAATCGGAGCATCACCGACGGGAAAATTCTAGGAGGGAAAACAGGCTACACCGCTGAAGCGGGTCTATGCCTTGCGAGCCTCGCTCAAGTGGGTAAACAAGAATATAGTCTGATTTCAGCTGGTGCGAAAGGAGATCACCATTCGGAACAGTACAATATTACCGATGCATTAGCTGTATACAACCGTCTAGGGAAAAATGATTATAAGGTTAACTCAGCAAGGGTAACGGAAGACGTTTTGAGGCAACACGATAAAAGGCGGTTAAACAATCCGCCTTTGAAACGACCACAGTAG
- a CDS encoding carbohydrate ABC transporter permease yields MRTGKLKTNNGYLTWLFLWPSLLGFSLFYLLPFVTGFYYSLVDSPINGTFVGLHNYGALLKNPSFLSALANTAKFTLICVPLNMILSLGVALLLNQKLPGRNLFRTIMITPLVVPVASVVLVWQAFFDLNGVLNSLIHALGYPPVDWMKTNWSIMVVLVGYLWKNTGYSVILFLAGLQNIPAEYCEVARIDGASRRQEFFRITLVYLTPTTFFVFVISIINSFKVFRETYLISGEYPHNSIYMLQHYMNNMFMALDYQKLTSAAFIMAAFIAAVVLVLFIVERKISNMIN; encoded by the coding sequence ATGAGAACTGGAAAATTAAAAACTAATAACGGCTATCTGACCTGGCTTTTCCTCTGGCCCAGCCTGCTGGGTTTTTCTCTTTTTTATTTGCTTCCGTTTGTTACCGGCTTTTACTATTCCCTGGTGGACAGTCCCATTAACGGTACTTTTGTTGGATTACATAATTACGGTGCTTTGTTAAAAAACCCGAGCTTTTTATCAGCTCTGGCGAATACAGCCAAGTTTACTTTAATCTGTGTACCTCTTAATATGATTCTCTCCCTGGGAGTGGCCTTGTTATTGAACCAAAAATTACCGGGCCGGAATCTGTTTCGCACCATCATGATAACTCCTTTGGTGGTACCCGTAGCCTCGGTTGTTTTGGTCTGGCAGGCTTTCTTTGATTTAAACGGCGTTTTAAATTCCCTGATCCATGCTCTGGGTTACCCGCCCGTGGACTGGATGAAAACCAACTGGTCCATTATGGTGGTCCTGGTGGGTTATCTATGGAAAAACACTGGTTACAGCGTAATCCTGTTTCTGGCCGGATTGCAAAATATACCGGCTGAATACTGCGAAGTAGCCAGGATCGACGGGGCCAGCCGCCGGCAGGAGTTTTTCCGAATAACCCTGGTTTATTTGACTCCCACAACTTTTTTTGTTTTTGTTATCTCGATTATCAATTCATTTAAAGTGTTTCGGGAGACGTATCTTATCTCCGGAGAATATCCCCATAACAGCATCTATATGCTGCAGCACTACATGAACAATATGTTCATGGCTCTGGATTACCAAAAATTGACTTCCGCAGCCTTCATTATGGCTGCCTTTATCGCAGCCGTCGTTTTAGTGCTTTTTATCGTGGAGAGAAAGATCAGCAACATGATTAATTAA
- a CDS encoding carbohydrate ABC transporter permease — translation MLNRNHRIKKILHITVLRVLAALFIFPLAVTVTNSFMSEQEIANNYDPVADKNLSSYNDDTANHFARFQLIPDVVVLKQYYNVLIKKTQFLFMFWNSVLITFPIVIGQTIVATLAAYAFAKLKFRGRNFLFVFYIIVMLMPFQVTLVPNYLMAGQLGLLNSRWSIILPGIFSTFGVFLLKQYMEQIPDSYIEAARVDGANQLQIFLKIILPMSKAGIAAMAILVFIDNWNMVEQPLIFLQDAAKQPLSLYLSRIIDGEKGLAFAASTLYMMPALLNFLYAEKYLLEGIRLSGIKG, via the coding sequence ATGTTGAATCGTAACCACCGAATAAAAAAAATACTCCATATTACAGTTTTACGGGTACTGGCTGCCCTATTCATTTTTCCCCTGGCTGTAACCGTCACTAATTCATTTATGAGTGAACAGGAAATCGCCAATAATTATGACCCTGTGGCGGACAAAAACTTAAGCAGCTATAACGATGACACAGCAAATCACTTTGCCCGGTTCCAGCTTATACCCGACGTGGTGGTGCTGAAGCAGTATTATAACGTACTCATTAAAAAGACCCAGTTTCTTTTCATGTTCTGGAATTCCGTGCTGATTACCTTCCCTATCGTCATCGGGCAAACAATTGTGGCAACCCTGGCGGCCTATGCCTTTGCCAAACTGAAGTTTAGGGGCAGAAACTTTTTGTTTGTTTTTTATATCATTGTGATGCTGATGCCATTCCAGGTAACTCTTGTGCCCAATTATTTAATGGCCGGCCAGCTGGGCCTGCTTAATAGCCGCTGGTCCATTATCTTGCCCGGCATCTTTAGCACCTTTGGCGTATTTCTTTTAAAGCAGTATATGGAGCAAATACCGGACTCCTATATTGAAGCAGCCCGGGTGGACGGGGCCAACCAGCTCCAGATTTTCCTCAAAATCATCCTGCCCATGTCCAAGGCCGGCATAGCAGCCATGGCCATACTTGTTTTTATCGATAACTGGAACATGGTCGAACAGCCGTTGATCTTTTTACAGGATGCGGCCAAACAGCCTCTTTCCCTCTATCTCTCCAGAATCATCGACGGTGAAAAAGGATTGGCTTTTGCCGCGTCCACTTTATATATGATGCCGGCGCTGTTGAACTTCCTTTACGCCGAAAAGTACTTGCTGGAAGGGATCCGGCTTTCCGGAATCAAAGGCTGA
- a CDS encoding ABC transporter permease, translating into MKPAQSAYPAYLILALGLLVLAWSTVLGSSLPVKLGDLGGLHKTNKITATWLSNSHQPEEGSFSLQDMRQLTQYNLRDYDLAYAMEASTSAAYQKNQSPVQVLGVNDRYDQFHQINLRSGCFLTFEQENQQVAVINEDLAQALFRNCNVVGLEIELYGRKLKIVGVAGNDRSLIGTLTDKGYGTVYIPAKVLLELEADSRITLLEVETKDAGTTGRNTAVLETALASIGQDPANYKIIDYSVAVLLMEQENLLRNFVAATVAMVMLFDLLRRKIMDIYHFCRLRLRDKYWSEMIKGDAVRLMLGMAEILALVAVILLLWKLIRFSLYIPPENIPNELIDVSFWADLIKKGIQTRMQSAGYAAPLGEIQFNILNTIQNWNLFLNIFLGWPLFLLGLYQIKLLKEKLLKVELFCVVFMLAALSLGTALLWIIKMPPVTETGEMLLVFSSIFLAVVKRTGDTPAETWAFL; encoded by the coding sequence TTGAAACCGGCCCAATCAGCCTATCCGGCCTATCTTATTCTGGCCCTGGGCCTATTGGTTTTAGCCTGGAGCACCGTCCTGGGCTCATCCCTGCCCGTTAAATTGGGGGATCTTGGCGGCCTGCACAAAACCAACAAAATTACCGCCACCTGGCTGAGCAACTCTCATCAGCCGGAAGAAGGCTCTTTTTCCCTGCAGGATATGAGGCAGCTTACCCAATACAACCTCCGGGACTATGATCTGGCTTACGCCATGGAGGCTTCAACTTCTGCCGCCTATCAAAAGAACCAGAGCCCAGTTCAGGTGCTGGGGGTGAATGACAGGTACGATCAATTCCATCAAATAAACCTGCGATCAGGCTGTTTTTTAACTTTCGAACAGGAAAACCAGCAGGTTGCCGTAATCAATGAAGATCTGGCGCAGGCTCTTTTTCGAAACTGCAATGTGGTGGGCCTGGAGATAGAACTATATGGCCGGAAACTCAAAATAGTTGGGGTGGCCGGGAATGACCGTTCTCTGATCGGAACTTTGACGGACAAGGGATACGGCACAGTGTACATACCGGCGAAAGTACTGTTGGAACTGGAAGCGGATTCCCGAATAACCTTATTGGAAGTGGAAACCAAGGATGCCGGCACCACGGGCCGCAATACCGCTGTTTTGGAAACGGCCCTGGCTTCCATCGGTCAGGACCCCGCCAACTACAAAATCATCGATTATAGCGTGGCGGTTCTCTTGATGGAACAAGAGAACCTGCTGCGCAATTTCGTGGCGGCGACGGTGGCCATGGTGATGCTTTTCGACTTGCTAAGGCGAAAAATAATGGATATTTATCATTTCTGCCGCCTAAGACTCCGGGATAAATATTGGTCGGAGATGATCAAGGGGGATGCAGTCAGGCTTATGCTTGGTATGGCGGAAATATTAGCGCTTGTTGCAGTGATACTGTTGCTATGGAAATTAATCAGATTTAGCTTATATATTCCGCCGGAAAACATCCCCAATGAACTGATTGATGTTTCATTTTGGGCCGACCTCATTAAAAAGGGGATTCAAACCAGGATGCAAAGCGCCGGATATGCAGCGCCGTTAGGAGAAATTCAGTTTAATATCCTTAATACCATCCAGAACTGGAACTTGTTTTTAAATATCTTTCTTGGTTGGCCGCTGTTCTTGCTGGGACTTTACCAGATCAAGCTGTTGAAAGAAAAACTGCTCAAAGTTGAACTGTTCTGTGTCGTTTTCATGCTGGCCGCCTTAAGTCTGGGCACCGCCTTGCTGTGGATCATAAAAATGCCTCCCGTCACAGAGACCGGGGAGATGCTGCTGGTATTCAGCTCTATATTTTTAGCCGTGGTAAAGAGGACAGGGGACACACCTGCTGAAACTTGGGCTTTTCTTTGA
- a CDS encoding ABC transporter ATP-binding protein: MASLYLKNLSKTYPCKVAAVRDFSLEIKDQEFLILVGPSGCGKTTVLRMIAGLEEISSGELYIDDRPVNDVAAKDRDIAMVFQNYALYPHLSVYDNMAFGLKLRKMPKAEISKNVQEAARILALEDLLKRKPKELSGGQRQRVALGRAIVRKPKVFLMDEPLSNLDAQLRTQMRIEIAKLHKNLQTTFVYVTHDQTEAMTMGTRIVVMKDGLIQQIDSPQSIYDQPVNMFVAGFLGSPGMNFLKVLIIEQNGCIFAKLADALLPVPAAGGQKLKEQGYLDQKVVLGIRAEHLCGSANFLDRHPECVLCGRLEFTELRGAETYHYVRIAGREVVVRVSPELHAETGQEVRVGFNMSKAHFFDQESEVNVIRQ; the protein is encoded by the coding sequence ATGGCGAGTTTATATCTGAAAAATCTATCTAAGACATACCCCTGCAAAGTTGCGGCAGTCAGGGACTTTTCTCTGGAAATAAAGGATCAAGAATTCTTAATCCTGGTAGGTCCCTCCGGCTGTGGCAAAACAACCGTTTTAAGGATGATTGCCGGGCTGGAGGAAATTTCATCCGGTGAATTATATATTGATGACCGGCCGGTTAATGACGTGGCTGCCAAGGACCGGGATATCGCCATGGTTTTTCAAAATTATGCTCTTTATCCCCATCTATCGGTCTATGACAATATGGCTTTTGGACTTAAGTTGAGAAAGATGCCCAAGGCTGAAATCAGTAAAAATGTGCAGGAAGCGGCCAGGATTCTTGCCCTTGAAGATCTTCTGAAACGCAAACCCAAGGAACTTTCCGGTGGGCAAAGGCAAAGGGTGGCCCTGGGACGGGCTATTGTTAGGAAACCAAAGGTTTTCCTGATGGATGAGCCTCTGTCCAACCTGGACGCACAGTTGAGAACCCAGATGAGAATAGAAATTGCCAAGCTCCATAAAAATCTGCAGACAACCTTTGTTTATGTAACCCATGATCAAACTGAAGCCATGACCATGGGCACCAGAATCGTGGTGATGAAGGATGGCCTGATCCAGCAAATTGACAGCCCGCAATCCATCTATGATCAACCGGTCAATATGTTTGTGGCCGGTTTTCTCGGCAGCCCCGGGATGAACTTTTTGAAGGTTTTAATTATCGAGCAAAACGGCTGTATTTTTGCCAAACTGGCCGACGCTCTGCTGCCTGTTCCCGCTGCCGGGGGACAAAAGTTAAAAGAGCAGGGGTATCTGGACCAGAAAGTGGTCCTGGGGATAAGAGCGGAGCATCTCTGCGGCAGCGCAAATTTTTTAGACCGCCATCCCGAGTGTGTTTTGTGCGGGAGGCTGGAGTTTACCGAATTGAGAGGGGCTGAAACTTACCATTATGTAAGGATAGCCGGCAGGGAGGTGGTTGTCAGGGTGAGTCCGGAGCTGCACGCCGAAACTGGACAGGAAGTCAGGGTGGGTTTTAATATGTCCAAGGCCCATTTTTTCGATCAGGAAAGTGAGGTGAACGTCATTAGACAGTAG
- a CDS encoding ABC transporter substrate-binding protein, whose product MIKNKCGVALILVLVLGLGVFTAGCGNTQAAREANNPDSLTIAVVTKDMYLDTAVKKFEELHPSVSVKVKEYTSSTSEKGEGVRAADPGDIEKYVTTMNTQLMSGQGSDIILLNNLPYQTYADKNLLVDLGGLMQSDQSFDRGKYYQNIFKALEYKDKLYALPVNISIDMIAADRTLLADSQVPIDDSNWDWNDFVKMAEKAINDKQNGATQEMYALAGMDEKRLITTLVKENYDNLVDPEKKTANFTGQEFLDLLSLSKYLIDHKLVNTDTAQTNITDLASRGKLVFNFTSLRGFWDLQVAKAIFSEGVQLLKPPGNVFFSTDSMYGISSKSANQELAWEFLKFLVSDDMMTQGGMPVNKSVLPQIAQNFTQAIQKNGGRIRIKDDGIPAQSVTLHPPTQEDVDYMENLLSQANVYIGTDQKIISIVQEETAAFFTGQKTAEATAQLIQDRVSTYLNE is encoded by the coding sequence ATGATCAAAAACAAATGCGGAGTTGCCCTAATCCTGGTTCTGGTCCTCGGCCTGGGGGTATTTACCGCCGGCTGCGGCAATACTCAGGCTGCCAGAGAAGCTAATAATCCAGATTCCCTGACCATTGCGGTTGTGACCAAAGATATGTACCTGGATACGGCAGTAAAAAAGTTTGAGGAACTTCATCCCAGTGTCAGTGTGAAAGTGAAAGAATACACCTCCAGTACTTCGGAAAAGGGTGAAGGTGTTAGGGCGGCAGATCCAGGCGATATTGAAAAATATGTCACGACTATGAATACCCAGCTCATGTCCGGGCAGGGCAGCGATATAATTTTATTAAACAACCTGCCCTATCAGACTTATGCGGATAAGAATCTTTTAGTTGATTTGGGCGGGCTGATGCAGTCGGATCAAAGCTTCGACAGAGGCAAATACTACCAAAATATTTTTAAGGCTTTAGAATATAAAGATAAACTCTATGCCCTGCCGGTTAATATCAGTATTGATATGATTGCCGCCGATAGAACCTTACTGGCTGATTCCCAGGTGCCAATCGACGATAGCAACTGGGATTGGAACGATTTTGTCAAGATGGCGGAAAAGGCCATTAACGACAAGCAAAACGGGGCAACCCAGGAGATGTACGCCTTGGCCGGGATGGATGAAAAAAGACTGATTACAACTCTGGTTAAAGAAAACTATGACAACCTGGTCGATCCGGAGAAGAAAACAGCCAATTTTACCGGTCAAGAATTTCTTGATTTACTTTCCTTAAGTAAATATCTGATTGACCACAAATTGGTTAATACGGATACAGCCCAGACCAACATTACGGACCTGGCCTCCCGGGGTAAACTTGTTTTTAATTTCACTTCTCTTAGAGGGTTTTGGGACCTGCAAGTGGCCAAGGCGATTTTCAGCGAGGGTGTTCAGCTTTTAAAGCCCCCCGGAAACGTGTTCTTTTCCACGGACTCCATGTATGGGATCAGCAGTAAATCAGCCAATCAAGAACTGGCCTGGGAATTTTTAAAATTTTTGGTTTCTGATGATATGATGACTCAGGGAGGAATGCCGGTTAATAAAAGTGTGCTTCCCCAGATTGCCCAGAATTTCACCCAGGCTATACAAAAAAACGGTGGGAGAATAAGAATTAAGGACGATGGCATTCCGGCTCAATCTGTAACACTGCACCCCCCCACTCAGGAGGATGTCGATTACATGGAAAACCTGCTGAGTCAGGCGAACGTCTACATCGGAACGGACCAGAAGATTATTTCGATTGTTCAGGAGGAAACCGCGGCTTTCTTTACGGGACAGAAGACAGCGGAGGCGACTGCCCAATTGATTCAGGACAGGGTGAGCACTTACTTAAATGAATAA
- a CDS encoding DUF6345 domain-containing protein has protein sequence MKKILTLFLVIVFGVYSSTGVALAATDDDGKKEFSVLSVGDYDSYANLTFEDANYFDDYLQDTLGWTKIQYEVDPNPNGTGDNYNPTDKTAIGVSLGDFTDQGSGTVPQADQGDLLYFMGHAYPSEMLLKDELDSVSYTDVGSTYDSGTKSSNSAWDDDLEWIILGACSIANRDSSGVQWAKTLLGSPRRAHGIYGYKGSSPSNPQDLYVAQRFFQNAAGSSPQTIWSSWINANNATQATNWGVIEHKNNRDYLWGKGTVTSDTTGDPVIYQYQYNHSPIEIFNATKSNSVTNDVYGLNTSFNVSPEELDEDTIINQFFDGKDKLAKNKDNNGNLLVEGPSGSNLEIYNTSGAVLYSKEITEETINFGTDNAISKAEEFIKVHGGRPFDATISKIWPLEKTVIDIFNDTTGTPETIGYLVEYKRVINGMLVDGYNGDSIRVLIDKNGVSNYYRLWRDIKSNDGNKKVNNAEAKGNDNNIKNIIASGQALEKAKRNANKIYKINKDINPTDAELVYFSKSFMHDQQIMEPAWRVKIDVNAYLYVNAYTGEVEEY, from the coding sequence ATGAAAAAGATATTAACTTTGTTTTTAGTTATAGTATTTGGGGTTTATTCCTCGACAGGCGTAGCCTTGGCAGCTACAGACGATGATGGTAAAAAAGAGTTCTCTGTATTGTCTGTTGGAGATTATGATTCTTACGCTAATTTGACTTTTGAAGATGCCAACTATTTTGATGACTATTTACAGGATACTTTAGGATGGACAAAAATACAGTATGAGGTTGACCCTAATCCTAATGGTACAGGAGATAATTATAACCCCACTGACAAAACTGCGATTGGGGTTTCCCTAGGCGATTTTACAGATCAAGGCAGCGGAACTGTTCCCCAGGCAGACCAGGGCGATTTGCTCTACTTTATGGGACATGCATACCCTTCTGAAATGTTGTTAAAGGATGAGTTAGACTCAGTAAGCTATACTGATGTTGGAAGTACTTATGATAGTGGAACAAAAAGCTCTAATTCGGCATGGGATGATGATTTGGAATGGATAATATTGGGTGCCTGTAGTATTGCTAACAGAGATTCTTCTGGTGTACAATGGGCAAAAACATTGTTAGGTTCACCACGGAGAGCCCATGGTATTTACGGTTATAAGGGTTCATCACCCAGTAATCCGCAAGACCTTTACGTTGCTCAAAGATTTTTTCAAAATGCTGCGGGATCAAGCCCGCAAACTATATGGAGTTCGTGGATAAACGCTAATAACGCTACTCAAGCAACAAACTGGGGTGTAATCGAACATAAAAATAACAGGGATTACCTTTGGGGTAAAGGTACAGTCACGTCAGACACCACCGGGGATCCCGTAATTTACCAGTATCAATACAATCATTCTCCCATAGAAATATTTAATGCGACAAAAAGTAACTCAGTAACTAATGATGTGTATGGTTTGAATACTTCTTTTAATGTAAGCCCGGAAGAGCTTGACGAAGATACGATTATTAATCAATTTTTTGATGGCAAGGATAAACTGGCAAAAAATAAAGATAATAATGGCAACCTTCTGGTTGAAGGGCCGTCAGGGTCTAACCTGGAAATATATAATACATCAGGAGCCGTATTATATTCAAAAGAAATTACAGAAGAAACAATCAATTTTGGAACTGATAATGCCATTAGCAAAGCTGAAGAATTTATTAAAGTACATGGAGGAAGGCCATTCGATGCCACTATTTCCAAGATATGGCCCTTGGAAAAAACGGTTATTGATATATTCAACGATACTACCGGTACACCAGAAACAATAGGTTATCTGGTTGAATACAAACGTGTAATAAACGGTATGCTGGTGGATGGGTATAATGGCGATAGTATAAGGGTGTTAATAGACAAAAATGGTGTATCCAACTATTATAGATTGTGGAGGGACATAAAAAGCAATGACGGAAACAAAAAAGTTAATAACGCAGAAGCAAAAGGTAATGACAATAATATAAAAAATATTATTGCATCCGGGCAGGCTTTAGAAAAAGCAAAAAGAAATGCTAATAAAATATACAAAATTAACAAGGATATTAATCCCACAGATGCGGAATTAGTATACTTTAGTAAATCTTTTATGCATGACCAGCAAATAATGGAACCCGCATGGCGCGTCAAAATAGACGTTAATGCTTATTTATACGTTAATGCTTATACCGGCGAGGTTGAAGAATACTAA